A single window of Leptolyngbya ohadii IS1 DNA harbors:
- a CDS encoding PhoH family protein — translation MGTTLTIDLPTPASAIALAGPQESNLKYLSQQTGASLVLRGQSVLITGTENQVELTQRLIRSLEPYWSQDKPITEVDIQTVRHAINTHREDDLEMLQRDVIVRTRKGEEIRAKTFKQRQYIESIRKNDLTFCIGPAGTGKTYLAAMVAVQALLANQVERLILTRPAVEAGEKLGFLPGDLQQKVNPYLRPLYDALYEMIEPEKIANLMERGIIEVAPIAYMRGRTLNNAFVILDEAQNTTPAQMKMVLTRIGFRSRMVVTGDITQTDLPSYQESGLAVAQRILKNVDGIAFCQLTKADVVRNPLVQRIVAAYESFEQPQKEQRGDRAPSP, via the coding sequence ATGGGAACTACGCTTACAATCGATTTACCAACCCCCGCAAGCGCGATCGCTCTGGCAGGTCCGCAGGAATCTAACCTGAAGTACCTGAGTCAGCAAACTGGAGCCTCCCTGGTTCTGCGAGGGCAGTCTGTTTTAATTACCGGAACCGAGAATCAGGTCGAACTGACGCAAAGGCTGATTCGATCGCTCGAACCCTACTGGAGTCAGGACAAGCCGATTACCGAAGTCGATATTCAGACCGTCCGCCACGCGATTAATACGCACCGGGAAGACGACCTGGAAATGCTGCAACGGGACGTCATTGTCCGCACTCGCAAGGGCGAAGAAATCCGGGCAAAAACCTTTAAGCAGCGGCAGTACATCGAATCGATTCGCAAGAATGATCTGACCTTTTGCATTGGACCTGCTGGTACCGGGAAAACCTATCTGGCAGCAATGGTGGCAGTCCAGGCGCTTCTGGCGAATCAGGTAGAGCGACTAATTCTCACCCGTCCGGCAGTCGAGGCAGGGGAGAAGCTGGGCTTTCTGCCCGGAGATCTTCAGCAAAAGGTTAACCCCTATCTGCGTCCGCTCTACGATGCGCTGTACGAAATGATCGAGCCGGAGAAGATCGCCAACCTGATGGAGCGCGGCATTATCGAAGTGGCACCGATCGCCTATATGCGTGGACGGACGCTGAACAACGCCTTTGTGATTCTGGACGAGGCGCAAAACACCACTCCGGCACAAATGAAAATGGTGCTGACCCGCATTGGATTTCGATCGCGCATGGTGGTTACGGGAGACATTACCCAGACCGATTTGCCGTCCTACCAGGAGTCGGGATTAGCCGTCGCGCAGCGCATCCTGAAGAACGTGGATGGAATTGCTTTTTGCCAGTTGACTAAGGCAGACGTGGTACGAAACCCACTGGTGCAGAGAATTGTGGCAGCCTATGAGTCGTTTGAGCAGCCGCAGAAGGAGCAGCGGGGCGATCGTGCGCCCTCCCCTTAA
- the rpsP gene encoding 30S ribosomal protein S16, with product MIKLRLKRFGKKFEASYRIVAMNDTSRRDGRALEELGFYNPRTDEVKLKEDAIRRRLEQGAQPTDTVRRILEKANLVPARYKG from the coding sequence ATGATCAAGCTGCGATTAAAGCGGTTCGGTAAGAAGTTTGAGGCGAGCTACCGGATTGTGGCAATGAACGACACCTCTCGCCGGGACGGTCGCGCCCTCGAAGAATTGGGCTTTTACAACCCCAGAACTGACGAAGTAAAGCTGAAGGAAGATGCGATTCGTCGCCGCCTGGAGCAGGGCGCACAGCCAACCGATACCGTGCGTCGCATTCTGGAGAAAGCCAATCTGGTTCCCGCTCGGTATAAAGGCTAA
- a CDS encoding elongation factor G, with protein sequence MSEKVLSGSRNVAIVGPYLSGKTSLLESLLWVTNATTRKGKIADKNTVGDAAQEARDRQMSVEVNAASTEYGGVSFTFVDCPGSVEFMQETLDALMGVDAAIVVCEPDCNRVLTLAPLFQFLDDWEIPHLVFVNKMDRAHASFADILQALKSVSSRPLVPHQYPIGQGETITGFIDLITEQAYQYHPGAPADPIPLPEDLREQEHAARAEMLETLADFDDHLLEELLEDIEPPQDEILKDLKMELSADLIVPVLVGIAEQDFGVRPLLEALLREAPEPEVMAERRGMKADSQTPVAQVLKTYCTAQGGKLSLVRVWQGKLTDGMTLSGVRVGGMYRLTGQQQQTLQEAPTGSIVALGRMEGIKTGDTLSSDANVKPLPTADRLEPVYALAIVSEKRSDEVKLSSALAKLMEEDRSLHWEQHGDTHEVILWGQGEIHLQVALDRLRRKYGLPMNTHMPQVPYKETIKRVATNVHGRYKRQTGGHGQFGDVYIDIKPLPRGTGFNFDEKIVGGVVPRQYIPGVEMGVREFLNHGPLGFPVVDVAVTLTNGSYHSVDSSEQAFKQAARIAMQEGLVKCEPSLLEPILAVTISVPNTFTSNTLRLINGRRGQVLGYEAKPNWNGWDEVQAQIPQAEMQNLIVELRSLTMGVGSFRWQFDHLQEVPEKVAEKVVAKASSGNGHGHG encoded by the coding sequence ATGAGTGAGAAAGTTTTGTCTGGCTCACGAAACGTGGCGATCGTGGGACCGTATCTCAGTGGTAAGACTTCTTTGCTGGAAAGCCTTTTGTGGGTGACAAACGCAACGACACGCAAAGGCAAAATTGCAGATAAAAATACCGTCGGGGATGCTGCTCAAGAAGCCCGCGATCGCCAGATGTCGGTTGAAGTCAACGCTGCCAGCACGGAATACGGCGGCGTTTCTTTTACGTTTGTAGATTGCCCCGGCTCCGTGGAATTCATGCAGGAAACGCTTGATGCGTTGATGGGAGTCGATGCGGCGATCGTCGTTTGTGAGCCGGACTGCAATCGCGTGTTAACGCTGGCTCCGCTGTTTCAATTTTTAGATGATTGGGAAATTCCCCACCTGGTTTTTGTCAACAAAATGGATCGCGCCCATGCGAGTTTTGCTGACATTTTGCAGGCATTGAAATCCGTTTCCAGCCGTCCGTTAGTTCCGCATCAATACCCAATTGGACAGGGCGAAACGATTACCGGATTTATTGATTTAATTACCGAGCAAGCCTACCAATACCATCCCGGCGCACCCGCCGACCCCATTCCACTGCCGGAAGACCTGAGAGAGCAAGAACACGCTGCCCGTGCAGAAATGCTGGAAACCTTGGCGGACTTTGACGATCATCTGCTAGAAGAACTGCTGGAGGACATCGAACCGCCGCAGGACGAGATCCTGAAAGATCTGAAGATGGAACTCAGCGCCGACCTGATCGTGCCCGTGCTGGTGGGCATAGCCGAGCAGGATTTTGGTGTGCGTCCTCTGCTGGAAGCTCTGCTGCGCGAAGCTCCTGAACCGGAAGTGATGGCAGAACGGCGCGGCATGAAGGCGGATAGTCAGACACCTGTTGCCCAGGTTCTCAAGACCTACTGCACGGCTCAGGGTGGCAAACTGTCGCTGGTGCGCGTTTGGCAAGGCAAACTCACGGACGGCATGACCCTCAGCGGAGTCCGTGTCGGTGGAATGTATCGCCTCACCGGACAGCAGCAGCAAACCCTCCAGGAGGCTCCCACCGGATCGATCGTTGCTCTGGGACGAATGGAAGGCATTAAAACCGGGGATACCCTCAGCAGCGATGCAAACGTGAAGCCCCTCCCAACTGCCGATCGCCTGGAACCCGTTTATGCCTTGGCAATCGTTTCTGAGAAGCGCAGCGATGAAGTGAAGCTCAGTTCTGCCCTCGCGAAACTAATGGAAGAAGATCGATCGCTCCACTGGGAACAGCACGGCGATACCCATGAGGTGATTTTGTGGGGACAGGGCGAGATTCATCTCCAGGTAGCACTCGATCGCCTGCGTCGGAAGTACGGACTGCCGATGAACACCCATATGCCCCAGGTACCCTACAAGGAAACGATCAAGCGGGTTGCCACCAACGTTCACGGACGCTATAAGCGGCAGACAGGCGGACATGGACAGTTTGGTGATGTCTATATTGATATCAAGCCATTGCCGCGCGGCACAGGGTTTAACTTCGATGAAAAGATCGTGGGGGGTGTCGTTCCACGTCAGTACATTCCGGGCGTGGAAATGGGCGTGCGGGAATTCCTGAATCACGGTCCGCTGGGCTTCCCGGTCGTAGATGTGGCGGTAACGCTGACTAACGGCTCCTATCACTCAGTAGACAGTTCGGAGCAAGCCTTTAAGCAGGCAGCCCGGATTGCCATGCAGGAAGGACTGGTGAAATGTGAACCGAGTCTACTGGAGCCGATTCTTGCCGTCACGATTTCGGTGCCCAATACCTTTACTTCCAATACGCTGCGGCTGATCAACGGTCGGCGCGGTCAAGTGCTGGGCTATGAAGCAAAACCCAACTGGAACGGCTGGGACGAAGTGCAAGCACAGATTCCCCAGGCGGAAATGCAAAACCTGATTGTGGAACTGCGATCGCTGACGATGGGCGTTGGCTCCTTCCGCTGGCAGTTTGACCACTTGCAGGAAGTTCCTGAGAAGGTGGCGGAAAAGGTGGTTGCCAAGGCTAGCTCAGGTAATGGTCACGGTCACGGCTAG
- a CDS encoding KH domain-containing protein, translating into MSQTSPDYTKLVRFLVQPFLDSPESLRMDCEVSPRTSRVLIRLAIEGEDKGRVFGRGGRNIQAIRTVVQALAQAAGHAVHLEVFGGTGGQPHGRDERRDDRRDDRRHGGDRPPRSQPSRRPRSR; encoded by the coding sequence GTGTCTCAAACCAGCCCCGATTACACTAAACTTGTGCGCTTCCTGGTGCAGCCGTTTCTAGATTCCCCAGAATCCCTGCGGATGGATTGCGAAGTTTCTCCGCGTACCTCGCGTGTGCTGATTCGTCTGGCAATCGAGGGAGAGGACAAAGGGCGAGTCTTTGGGCGGGGCGGACGCAATATTCAGGCAATCCGGACAGTCGTTCAGGCATTGGCGCAAGCAGCAGGACACGCTGTACATCTAGAAGTTTTTGGCGGCACAGGCGGACAGCCCCACGGACGGGACGAGCGCAGAGATGATCGGAGAGACGATCGCAGACATGGCGGAGATAGACCTCCCCGATCGCAGCCTTCCCGCAGACCTCGTTCCCGCTAG